The Paracoccus liaowanqingii DNA segment GTCGGCAAGCAGCTGGCAGCCCTTGGCTTCCGCCGCCTTTCAGTGCGCCCACAGCACCCCAAATCCGACCCGTTGGCACAGGAGGCATTTAAAAAAACTTTGCCGCTACGGTAAAGGCCGCCCTGCCGGAGACGGCGCACGGGAAGCCATTGGAGGTGTGGTTTCAGGATGAAGCACGCGTAGGTCAACAGGGGACGCTCACCCGGACCTGGGCCGAGTGCGGAACCCGGCCTCGTGCGCCGCGCGACACCCGCTACAAATGGGCCTATATCTTCGGCGCCGTCTGTCCATCGCGCGCCACGACCGCGGCACTTGTCATGCCACGTGCCGATACCTCGGCCATGAACGCTCATCTCGCTGAAATCGCGAAAACCGTCGCGTCGGGCGCCCATGCCGTGCTCGTGATGGACGGCGCCGGCTGGCATAACTCCAGCGCTCTGCGCATCCCCGACAACATCACCATCGTGACGCTTCCGCCCTATGCGCCAGAGCTGAATCCGGTTGAGAACATCTGGGCCTATCTGCGCGCAAACTGCCTCGCCATCACCGTCTTTGACACCTACGCAGACATTGTCGACCGATGCTGCAGCGCATGGAACGCCTTCGCAAACGACCCCGAGCGCGTCCGATCGATTGCCACGCGTGAATACGCAAAAGGGGTCAGTGCTTAGGGCCGTTGGTATTACGCCGCCGTTGACAGCACATCCGTCCCACAGATCGTGGTCGTGGTGATGCACACCAGCGCATCGAGCGGGCCAACATCCGGTATCGGCTTGTCGTCAAGAACAATCCGACCGGGTTCCACAAATACCGCTGCCTTCATCATCGCCATCGTCCGATTTCCATGACAGCCCGTTTCAGCAAGGATCGCAGCAACAGGCCTGGCTGTCTTTTCGGTGGATCAATCCCAAACATTCGTCTTGGATTGTCTACGGCAGGGCATCGTAAGTGCGTGTCTGAAACACCGCATGAGCCAAAGCGACCAGCGCCGGCGCAGCAAAGCGCTGTTGGGAGCTCAACTCCTTAAATCATTTCCCTCCGCCAGCCCCCGCTAATTTGATAGCGGGCGTTAATCTTGTCATCCTCTAATGCGAAGAGATGCAGCCAGCCGTTGTCGAATAGGCGAGCCACGTCAGGGTGGCGACGGAGGATCTCGTCGATGGCCGACGTGGGGGCGTCCAGCATGACGGTCAGCCGCAGGGGCTCGTGCGCAAAGCTCGTGCCGTCATGGACCGCCTGCCAGGGCAGGCCGGGGCGCAACCGCCCGCCGTTGCCCTCGACTACGCCGATACCGCCGGTAACATTGTGGATCAGCTTGGTGCCGCCCCCGAACAGGTGTGGGGCCACTGTCGACCCATAGTATTGCAGGCTGATCTAGCTGGCGACGACGACCGGCGCGGTCAGGATCAACCCCAGAACAGTATGGTCGGGATCTTGCGTGCGGTCGTAGCCGTGCAGAAAGGCCCGCCCGCCGAGGTCGATCCCGCGCGGCGCCGCGATGAAAGCGGCGCATCCCGCAAGGCCCCATTCAGGGCGCGTCTCGGCCCAGTTCGACGCACGTGCGGCCACCGCGGCAGGCGTGCCCCCCGGCAGACGGGTCGCTCGCGCCGTGCGGTTGCGGGCCGCCGCATGATAGACCACGGCCAGCGGATCGAAGGGTTCGGCCAGGTGCTGGCGCAACGCCATCCGGCCTGCTGGATCGTGCAGGTCACCGAAAGCCTGGACCGGGGCGATCTGGCTAGCGATATCGCGTGGCAGGCGCTGCGGTGCCATCCAGGGATCAGGGGCATCTACAATGCCGCCGTTGGGGCGTTGCCCGTGGCTGATGCGCTGACCCGCCTGAACCGGGCGGGCGAGGTGGTGCTGATCACCCATGATCTGACCCCCGGACCGGCGCGTGCTGCTGCGCCAGGCCGTTTTGGATGTCGGCATTGATCGGGACCCCGTCGCCGAGATCGACCAAGCAGTCGCGATCATCGCTCATGTCTATGGCCGCAACGGAGCGGCCCCGCAGGACAGCCACACCCCCCGGCGCATCCACATGCGCGAAAATTGCTGACGCGGGATCAGGGCTTGTGATGGGATGATGCCTGCATGATATGTTCGCATCATAACAAGAAGGCAGGACAGCATGGCCCGACCCACAA contains these protein-coding regions:
- a CDS encoding IS630 family transposase (programmed frameshift), which produces MMAIEITRTDMSTSELRAAAARTKDAKAVRRILAIALVLEGADRKTAAEACGMDRQTLRDWVHRYNAEGITGLSNRYWAGPTPLLNSEQKAELARMVREGPDLEADGVVRWRCVDLKRKIEDRFGVVMHERTVGKQLAALGFRRLSVRPQHPKSDPLAQEAFKKNFAATVKAALPETAHGKPLEVWFQDEARVGQQGTLTRTWAECGTRPRAPRDTRYKWAYIFGAVCPSRATTAALVMPRADTSAMNAHLAEIAKTVASGAHAVLVMDGAGWHNSSALRIPDNITIVTLPPYAPELNPVENIWAYLRANCLAITVFDTYADIVDRCCSAWNAFANDPERVRSIATREYAKGVSA